In the Halictus rubicundus isolate RS-2024b chromosome 12, iyHalRubi1_principal, whole genome shotgun sequence genome, taaattcaagttttaggGCGGTGAAGGACGTTTCCTCGGTAACCTCCAGCACCAAGTCCCCGTTTCGCGGTGTTCCGGGAAGCCGTCCGTCGACCAGTTCCCTTTTATCGTCGTCGATCAATCCCGAGGCGACGAACAAGTTCAGAAAGTGTGTCTACTTGAACGCGACGCCGGGCAGAACGTGGTTCGAAAAACGGAACCGAGATCAGCGGATCGTGCCGATCCTCGTGAACTATCAGGTCCAGGCGTTGGTGCAGACCGTGCTGGACGTGCTGGAACGGGTGAATCCAGAGAAATCGAGAATGATCGTACAGATCGCGCGGGACACCGACGAGATAAGGAGGATGCTGTTGCGCTCCGAGATCCAGATCTTCGTGCAATCGTTGCTGGGTCAGTCGTTGATGTCGTCTCCGGAGAGCTATGTGGTCTCGACCGCGGTGGCGATGGACGAAATCGACGTTCGATTCGCGGGCATCCCAGAAAAGGAGATAGTCGCTTTGACGCTGGAGATGCCGTCGGCTCCATGTCTGGAGGCGCTAATTGCCGAGATACGAAACGCCATATTCCTCGACGCGGGAAAGAATGCCCGGCCGAATGAGAATACCAAGGAAATCTCAGCCGAAGAAAAAGTAGCAAAGGAGGACGCCGTAAAAAGCACGCTGGACGCGACGCAGGCGGCCGTCAAGTAAGTGGAAAGTGTTCTCTCCGTGAGAAATCTGTCGGTCGTCCGATGTAGGTACAAATCGGCCGAGTTCGCGATCGTAAATCGTCGCTGCAACAGTCATTTCATCTCCCAGACCGGACACGTGTAACGAATGCAACGCGATCGCAATGGCCGCCACGAGCTGCGCCGAGAAAGATCGTGCGAGGAAACGTTCCAACGTCGGGGACACGCAGATGAAACCTGCGAACAATAAAGGAGGAGTTAACGAGACGATCCGGCCTGAAACGGATCCGGTAAACGGTGAGCGAATTCGATCCGACAACGAAATGATAGGAATTATGATAAAGGTATTATGCAAACAGAGGGAAAGTCCGACGATCGCGATATCGCGGGCACAAAGTCTGTGCGAAGCCAGCGGGCAAGCTCGTTGACGAAGACCGACGAGCATCGGTTATCTTCGGGGAACGTTCCCGCTAAACGTCCAGCGAATGCCAAAGTGAGTTTTTCGCAATAACCACGGGAAAAAAGGATCATTGCACCGGCACGAACGCGTTTGAAACTGCCGGTGAAATATTCACGGGGGAAACGATCTGATAACGAAATATTTTTCCTATTCCGTGTGTGGTCACAGAGTTGGAAAGCTGCCCAGGATCCTGGTCATTTAGACGCTGATCATGTAATATTGCGAAGAATGACGAACACTCAGAGAATTTTAGTCGGACAGATGTGTGCCTCTCTTAAGAGCAAAAGGATTAATAACCAAGGTTCTCGCGCGTTCTATTGGATTTTCTCCTTTGCGTCCGCGATCCGGAACGTCCATAAATTTATTCTTatagtttattatttattcaggCTTGATCGACGAAAGCGTACCCCTCGCGGCATTGATCGCCCCGGTCCTTTCCAGAGACAGCATCAAAGTTTTGACACGCGGCACGATATACTCGCGAGCGAGCAGCCTAACGACGCAGCAAGAAGAAACGGACGAAACTGTTGCAGTGCCGGATAAGATAACGGGTCTCCTACTCGCTAAAGTCAATAGCCATgcatatattttctattttcatttaGATACCACTTGGAGACAATTAATTGCTGTGCTCTCCCCAGATACGACAAGATGTTGCAGAAACCGAAACGAAAAGACGCTTGAAACGTTTCTTGACACGCGAGAAGGACGAGGAGAAGCGCAATCGACAGCATTAGAATTGACAAATAGGTGTATAATTATTCCGAGGAAATAAATATATGTCGAAAAATAACATTATTGACTGGAGATGCACTGTCAACAATTTCTAGTCCTCCGGAGCAGCCGGACGAAACAGAAACTCCGGGAGGTACAGGGGTCACGCGGGTCATGACCCCCATAGGTCTAGAGGGACCTTTCAGGTTCCTGGTGGACCCTGAGTCACCTGTGGCCCCCTTTCCTCCACCCCCTTCCACCTTTCCTCTTCcactttttttccttttccttccCTCTGCTCCCTTTCACCCTTTCCTGTAACCCTCCTTTTCCCTCTACCACGTCTTTTGCCCTTTCCTGGTCCCCTCTTAGTCTTGGACCTCGCCCTTCCCTGGAGTCCTCCCTTTCCTGGTCCTCTCTCACCCTCGGATCCTTCCCTTCCTTGGAGTCCTCCCTTTCCTGGTTCCCTCTCACCCTCGGATCCTTCCCTTCCCTGGAGTCCTCCCTTTCCTGGTCCTCTCTCACCCTCGGATCCTTACCTTCCTTGGAGTCCTCCCTTTTCTGCCCCCCTCTCCCCCTTGGACCTCGCCCTTCCCTGGAGTCCGCCCTTTCCTGGTCCCCTCTCACCCTTGGACCCTTCCCTTCCCTGGTCCCCTCCCTATTTTGGTCCATTCCCTACCCAGTGCCCTCCAGGATCTTGCCCTTCTGTTCCCTAGACGCATTCTTTCCCTTCCCTAGGCTCTTCCCGTAAACTAAGGGTGATCAAACGAAATCTTGATCCCTTCAGGGTCTTCCAAGAGTCTCCACAAAGCTGTTTTGGAAACCCTTTGGTCGGAATGTCCAATTTAATTTGACCAACAAAGCATTGGTTTACGGTATCAGttaataaaattgtcttaaattGTGTAATAGCCGAACAAGTCTACCCTTATTTGCATCTCGTAACCAATTTGCATTTTTGTATCTAATCGCTGACTCAATAACTCACCGGCAGTCGGTAATGTCAGTGCGAGTATATAGTTGTAGGTGCAACAGATAGAGTGCGCTGAGAATTGATTGCGCATCTTGCGAGAAATAATTTGGAATGAAATTAACGAAAGAATGATTGATTTTTATTCATTCAAGCTCATAAACGTACCTAATGCGTGCTCGTTGCGTTCTACATTCATAAATATCAAAACGGAACTCCAAACTATTAATTACAGTTCGTAGATAACAATAGAGCGCCATATAAGGACGGAAGAAAATAGGACATTCTATTTCGTTACGTGTCTTATCGTATAAATCTCGCCATAAGAAGTTGCCACGTATGTAGCATATGAAATAAGAATTTCCCGAAACCGTGCGTGCTTTAAATGATCTTCTAAGCTTCTAACAATGTAAATATCATCATCAACAATTTAAATATATCAACAATCAGGTGATCAACGCAGTCGCAGTTGCGCTACTGCATAGGCGTAAAGCAGCAGAAGTTACAGCTGTAAACCCACACTGTTCGCTGCCATATACGTGCCTCGTTGAAAACAGTTATATCTTCGAATTGAATCGTTAAGAATCTCGCGAGTACGTAACTCTGTGTCGTTTTTACGTAAATAGAGAACCGAAGGAAAAAGGCGACGGTGAAATATATCGTTGTGTCGAGTGATGTCCGCTGATATACGAAAAGTATACCAGATGTGCTGCAGTGTTCGCGCAAGATGTCTGTGTTGAACATTTCTCGGGCGCATCGAAACACATGTTCACATGTTTATTCGAAGCAGCACGACGGATTCATTTAAACACGTCAACGTGAACGTGACAAATAAATTGTCAACGGACAGAAAGTGCAATACAAGCTAAACTAACGTAACTCATTCCCGAACAACAACCTCTCTCTAAGTGCGCGTAACACTGCGTAACACTCACAGCCTTGACAACAAACAAAGTACGTCGAAAATTGCATTATCCTGGAATCGAGGAAAATGTATCAGTTCAAGCCGTTCGTGTTTAAAAAGCACGAACCAAACAGCGTCGAGTGTCCGAAAGCTAGAAGCGGACACAGAATAGTTTGTGATCACAAGTACTTGTATTCTTATGGTGGTTTCAACCCGTACATCTGCGACAGTGATCCGGACATGCAAAACGATCAAGCATGGACTTCGAGTAAACCGTTGTTCAAGGAACTATGGAAGTTCAACTTAGTTTCTCAACAATGGAGTCGTCTGCCAGGCCAAGACAGTATGCCCAAAGAATTAGCATCGAACGCTGTCATTTTAATTAGGGACAGTTTAATAGTATACGGAGGAACCGGTGTACCATTCGGATCCAGTTGTAGCAATAGTCTCTATTCCAGCGATCTGAATAGTGGTGAAATGTATGAACTAGCCGCGTTCGGAGATCTACCGGATCCTCAATATGGACAAGCTATCATCTGCCATGGACCCTATTTGTACACCGTCGGCGGTACCACAGGATACGAGTACACTTGTGACATTCATAGATACGATTTTAGGACTGGTATGTGGGAGAAAGTTTACATATGTTCAGGAGGTGACGAGAACGAGCCCTCAGGAAGGTATAGACACGAACTGGCATACGACGGGAAACTCATATACGTTCTGGGTGGAGGAACAGCTATCGAAGCATTTGGTTTCTCAGTAAGTAAGACATATCTTTTTATTGAAACTTGTAATAAAGTACTTTGATGTCTTGTGTTTGTGCTCAGGAAATTCCTGCTTTCGACCTAGAGATGAACAAGTGGATTGTATTGAATACTTATGGTGATAACAAAGATAATTCGGTACCGGAACCCAGACGCTGCCATGGCTCTGTACAATATAGGGATGAGAATACAGGTGTCATCTCTGTGGTAATTTCTGGAGGATACAATGATGAACGTGTTTTCACTGATGTTTGGAGATTAGATTTGAGTTTGCTGCAATGGACTTGTTTAAGGAAATGCGtattaccatatcctctatactttcatTCGGCTGCCCTTACTCCGGAGGGACGCATGTATATATTCGGCGGTATAATAAAACATAACAACGAGGTAATTAAAAGTTACATCATCTGTTGGGTTCTCCATCGACGGAAAACCTTCATGATACTATCAAATCTTTTCTTACAGGTGACAAGAACAGATGCTGTATATTCTATATGGCTAAAAATCCCGAGGCTATCGCAAATGTGTTGGGAAGCGTTACTTAATTATTTTCCACATTTATGTCGTAAGTCGCCACACGAACTACTTGTCATAGGTATACCATTAAAATTCgtggaaaaaattgattttccttaATTTTGATTACTAGCCGAATATTCAGAACATTAGCACTCCGACCATTGTTACCAGTTCTTTATTGTATGACTATTGTAATTGTTGAATATGAACTGACTTACTCGAGCTACGATACTTCTCTAATGTAACACCGACGAATAGACTTATACATCTTGTAACAATATTATGTTTGTGGTTGACTAATACGTAATCATGTGTTTTAGGAACCGAGCGAATTAATAGGCGAACTGTTTTCTCTCTGTTTTAGCAATAATCGATCACTTTTTTTTACAAGACCGTGCAATTGTTACGGATAAATTATAGTCTTAACTTCGTGAACGGTATAAAGTAGATAATGAAATTTTATACTCATACCTAACACCTTTATTCAATTTGTtgggaaaaaaaatatatatgtatgtgtaaaaaatatatatatacatatatatttactgTACAAATCGTTTGTAAAGATTCCTAAATCTAGTTCGTACACAAAGTATATTTTTGCAGTAGAAAACTGTGCGCTAATTTAAAACCATGtttacacaaaaaaaaatgtgaaattcgTAGAACTTTTGCGTTTCAGTAAATCGATACACAAAAGACGCGCATTTCCACCGACCGACGGAGAAGTAATTGAATATCTATTTATTGTCCGTAGCGTTATTTCTTTAACAACGGCGAATTGGCCTGCAAATGTAAATACAGAGGTAGTTCGTCTCCTCGTCTGCAGATTATGTTTCGCCGTCGAATAAACTGCTGTATTATGTTCGAATGTTCGCACGAGACCTATCATTGTTAATAAATCGACTAAAATATATTTATGCGATGAATTTCTGTGTGGAAAGCCACGTTTCGTTTTTCGAAAGAAACTGAACAATTTTCGGAAACGAATATAAATAGTACTGCTGCTTTTTTATCTTCCACTTTAGCACAAAAGTAACACGCGATAACGAACGTTGCCTTTTTCTGCATTTGCAGTTACTCTCGAGCAGAACTCATATCAAACAGGAATGCACGTTACGTACCAAGTTCAGAGTACAAAGTAGACTTAAAAACAGATTACTTTGTTCAGTACGCAAACGATAGGCGTCTAATTATTGTTACAGTAAagtattgatttaaaaaaagccTAACGGAGCTGCACGATCTTAGTGAGTTCGCAAAgggtaaagtgtaaacatgtcgCGTAATCCGATatcgggtcgggtatatcggtgtgaaccactactaatctaattacaaaacttgtttatttttcactatttttttatgggactttcgccaaattatttttggcatttttctgattaaaatgacactaaacacgatacaatttgtcacaagaaaatagtagccctacacgatctatgtcacagcgcgAACCCgaggatcaagactttactgtagcaAGGTACCGGAGATCATTTGACACGCTTAGACAGCCCGGGTCCGTTTTGACCCAAGTTCACGGGAATCTCGTTCGTTTCATTTATTTACGGCAATTCGATCTTTTAAAACTATCTGTTGTTCACTGTTTTTGTGATATCTCTCAAATAAACGTGTTACAAAATGCATTAGAGTAGTGCCTCCGTGCAGCGTCGCACTTCGACGATCTCTCTGTAGCGTCATACATCTGTCCCTCACGTCCTGAAAGTGCACGAGCCTTTCAGAACGAAAAAAGACACTATGTACATATTTCAAGGTGAAACTTGTTTTTCCTCCACAGCGTCGCGCTGTGTTTTCCCAATTACGCGACACTACGAAGAAAACAGACAAAAACGAAGAACGTCTGCGCTTCGAGAGTGAATTAATTTGTAATGAACTTTTCGCCGGAGATGGCTTATAATAATTAgtcagcggattttatgcatttatgtcacgaatcgagtaggtgcaatttaaaacagtaaaaacattaggagaatataaaaatactgtcctatgtattattttcaacccagTAAacctattaaaaaagaaaataaacttaTATTTCAGTTTTCTGCAATTCAGGTGGAtctttattttgcgtaaaaatatccgctgtctacttataATATCTAATTAGACTGCAGGTTCTTATGCGGATCGACGACACCTAAATTAATAGgatttttcgtttatttttatcGCAAGAAATTTCTTAGTTTCTACGGTATAAGATAACCTATGAAAATGTGAATGTGCATAAAGGTCTGCAGTTTAATAACGATTCTTAATGTTTAATTTACGAATCGCGCCGGACGTTAAACGGAACTATTGAGATTCCACTTAACACAGGCACAAAGGTCGCGTCTCCTTTTCTCATTGTTCTATTCTCGGTACTGTTTATTACCTGGGAGAGTGTTTATGCATTAGCAAACGCGAACTGTAAACGGAGAATCGAATGCTATTCAGCCGATACTCTATCTCCGATGTCTTTGTATCGCAACGAACGCGAATCTGGACGCGCGACAGCGAAACGTTCGCATAATCTTTCAAGGGGACCCACGGCTCGCACTCGAGACCCCTAACAATGGTCAGAATCGCAGCGGTGTCTTCTTTGAGGAAACAGCCTGATGACTTGGCTGATTGAAAAGACGACTAATCAATTGGAATGTCGTCGTACAGTTTACGAGCGCAGATTAAATAAACTGATCGGACAGAAGAAGTTTTCAGGCAGCTGTGCAAAGGCTACATTGAAATCTCAATTGACGCGTTAATGAAGCAATTAAGATCTCATTTGCCGGTCTGGATGGCAATCCCACTTGTTGCCTTTATCGCGTTTACTGTAACTGTGAAAGTATTTACTGTCCACGCGGTACACGCATCGCAGACTGCAATTTGCAGCGTCTCGTCTCTTTATCGAAGGAAACGTCTGCTCACAGTGAATTAGGTAGACGAGTTTTCCCGACAAGCAAATATATGTACACCTAAACgatagaagaaaaaatatacggGGTGGTTCCGATCCAGCGGTACAGCTCAAAAATggagaataacattttttcaaaaatgagATCTCGTTTATGAGATAATTCATTAAGAAAGTCTGCCTGATTTGCGTTGAGCTACAGCAGAAGTAGATTCGACGCGCGCGTCGCTTGATTGCTATTCAATAACACGCGTGCTCGATGAATTTTCAGAATCaattttattccacattttcgatttgttttctCGCGTAGATTCGACTATCTTTCTGATCATACCATCGGATCAGAAATATcctatatgtataatatatataaatgcATATTTATAAGAATCAATATTGCGAGTAGAGTGATTATAAACATGCATCGCGATGTTTACACCTTTCCAGAGAGGAAATCTCTGATCTTTCCTTCGTGCTCAAGCCGAAAGAAAAATACGCAATAAAACTgtatgaaaataaatatactttttACTTTTGTTCTATCAACAATTAATTCTTTTCTCAGAGTAACGAAGTGTGATTAAAGACCTGTGGCGACATCCTCGTCAGAACGTTGAAACTGTTCGCCAATTAGTATCATATTTTTCACTCTGGATGGCAATGCTGGTGGTTTTAATCGCATGGTTTATTGCAGAGAGGAAATGGGTgtgctcacgctcgggattttagtgtccccacttttcctgcatcatctttttagcctggaacagaagcTGCATCGTCTTTTGGGCTGCATCAGAGCCTACATGGAAgaccctcttttaacatagaagtagcatccactctggcattatttggaatccgctgctaatgatgcaggttctgttccaggctaaaaagatgatgcacaAAACTGTCAGCATGGCACCATCTAGTGTTGAGAGTACTATTCTATTCGGCTAGTAGTTTCGACATTTCACCGCCGATGGCGCCACGTACGctcaatagaaaaaaaaaccaCTATAATTCCATTTACGGTCGTACATCATATGATGAAAGAAGGTTCGAATACTCTGTTATTACTCTCAATAGCTAGTATTATGAACGTCTAAATTAGACTACATAGACTTCAGAAAATACTACAACAGATATCGTTTCGCATTGGGAACAGGCCACGATTATGGTTCGTGAAATGTCGTCGTTGGCCATCGGAAAAAAAGCGGAGGAGGAGGTACGGTTCAACAACGATTTATCGAAAAAAGTTTCCGTGTCTCGTGCAATTGTTGGAATACTTTCGTAAGCGGCGCCCATAGGAGTGACGCTCGTTTCCCGACTGCGCATGATCGTTTGCTGTAGAGGGAGCGTCGAGCCTAACCCGATTAACCAAACCCGCGGATCGCTACGTACGGAGACGGAGACGAGAGCGAGAGACAGACGTCTACTCTCACTCTCGGGTTGCGGAGTTCCTGTTCTTTCTGACGCCCGAGATATCGTCGTTGCTCTTCACTCTCACTCCCATGTCTCCGACGTATCTGGTCCCGCGACATCCCGAAATGTACGGTGAAGTGTTTATGTAGTATTCGTTGCGACCGTAGACACCGTTCACGTGCCAGACGACCAACACCTTCGGCTTCGTCCATCGACGTCTCCCAACATCGACATCGACATCGACTTCCGACATCGACCACCGGAACACCTCGTGGACTCGCTCTCGGCCCGACAAGAAAAATAAACGGATCCGAACCACCACCGTTCACACAACATGGATCAGAAGCGCCTTTACAAAGTGGTGCTCACCGGAGGTACgtcgaattttcttttttttttttttttatttatttatttatttctctttcCCGACGAGATCGACCGAACCAACCGATTCAATGTCATGTGCGCACCCGTGTCTCGTGAACTTCACCTTCGTGTCTTTCTGCTCGACGAGAACGAATGGACGCTTCCATGCTTATTCTCCTCTTGTTTGATTAAATGGGAATACGTGTTTTGAGAGACTCGTTACGCGTCCACGGAAACCACGTGTTCGCACGACATTTTCACGGCACGGTTCCTCGTTGCGTGTTATCTTCCGTCTCACGCTTTTCCGTTCGAACACGGTATTTCCTCCACGTTCGTTCGTTGCCCTGACATGCTACACGCGAGTCTGTCGCCCGTGACAATATACCGCGTCCACAAACCAACAATTTCAGTTATTAACTTATCGGTATACTGCGCGGATCTttgcgcgaaataaaaattgcctcgaTTGCGAGAGACGGGAGTCCAGCAGAAGTGTCTTTCTTTAATCTGTCTAATAAACTCAAGATAACATGTATTGACATTCTATACtttaattatttgaaatttcaccaactcgtttttgtcataattgcGTAAAATTCAAAATCCACCAACCTCTCCAGTGATTATTTCG is a window encoding:
- the LOC143359536 gene encoding uncharacterized protein LOC143359536 isoform X1, whose product is MYETHNPGFCYHCNGAIKECCTARAASKENATRDSYEFVRSIIFTGDEVDPQKILCLHLLTAHTTRWNNNDSSRVKPVTPLLEKAKKKRFSGAWNNALTCYVVDTEEAAAARMQNVKLHEDPRKKILEEQAARDFEEKCRQYMGKNDDLGKALTSNARTTKIAQQGLEKMPVITPHVYSLLGPSHELRIKQALAEGMSKRKLARSNMEMNGGERNSYSFHLDEDDDAVSRATTNESNRNWINRSTRSASRRSTIGSMRLDYRFTMLKPKRSRPNDSSHHGPRSCWEPNKDLISINSSFRAVKDVSSVTSSTKSPFRGVPGSRPSTSSLLSSSINPEATNKFRKCVYLNATPGRTWFEKRNRDQRIVPILVNYQVQALVQTVLDVLERVNPEKSRMIVQIARDTDEIRRMLLRSEIQIFVQSLLGQSLMSSPESYVVSTAVAMDEIDVRFAGIPEKEIVALTLEMPSAPCLEALIAEIRNAIFLDAGKNARPNENTKEISAEEKVAKEDAVKSTLDATQAAVKPDTCNECNAIAMAATSCAEKDRARKRSNVGDTQMKPANNKGGVNETIRPETDPVNEGKSDDRDIAGTKSVRSQRASSLTKTDEHRLSSGNVPAKRPANAKSWKAAQDPGHLDADHVILRRMTNTQRILVGQMCASLKSKRINNQGLIDESVPLAALIAPVLSRDSIKVLTRGTIYSRASSLTTQQEETDETVAVPDKITGLLLAKVNSHAYIFYFHLDTTWRQLIAVLSPDTTRCCRNRNEKTLETFLDTREGRGEAQSTALELTNRCIIIPRK
- the LOC143359536 gene encoding uncharacterized protein LOC143359536 isoform X2, yielding MYETHNPGFCYHCNGAIKECCTARAASKENATRDSYEFVRSIIFTGDEVDPQKILCLHLLTAHTTRWNNNDSSRVKPVTPLLEKAKKKRFSGAWNNALTCYVVDTEEAAAARMQNVKLHEDPRKKILEEQAARDFEEKCRQYMGKNDDLGKALTSNARTTKIAQQGLEKMPVITPHVYSLLGPSHELRIKQALAEGMSKRKLARSNMEMNGGERNSYSFHLDEDDDAVSRATTNESNRNWINRSTRSASRRSTIGSMRLDYRFTMLKPKRSRPNDSSHHGPRSCWEPNKDLISINSSFRAVKDVSSVTSSTKSPFRGVPGSRPSTSSLLSSSINPEATNKFRKCVYLNATPGRTWFEKRNRDQRIVPILVNYQVQALVQTVLDVLERVNPEKSRMIVQIARDTDEIRRMLLRSEIQIFVQSLLGQSLMSSPESYVVSTAVAMDEIDVRFAGIPEKEIVALTLEMPSAPCLEALIAEIRNAIFLDAGKNARPNENTKEISAEEKVAKEDAVKSTLDATQAAVKPDTCNECNAIAMAATSCAEKDRARKRSNVGDTQMKPANNKGGVNETIRPETDPVNEGKSDDRDIAGTKSVRSQRASSLTKTDEHRLSSGNVPAKRPANAKSWKAAQDPGHLDADHVILRRMTNTQRILVGQMCASLKSKRINNQGLIDESVPLAALIAPVLSRDSIKVLTRGTIYSRASSLTTQQEETDETVAVPDKITGLLLAKIRQDVAETETKRRLKRFLTREKDEEKRNRQH
- the Slim gene encoding scruin like at the midline, whose protein sequence is MYQFKPFVFKKHEPNSVECPKARSGHRIVCDHKYLYSYGGFNPYICDSDPDMQNDQAWTSSKPLFKELWKFNLVSQQWSRLPGQDSMPKELASNAVILIRDSLIVYGGTGVPFGSSCSNSLYSSDLNSGEMYELAAFGDLPDPQYGQAIICHGPYLYTVGGTTGYEYTCDIHRYDFRTGMWEKVYICSGGDENEPSGRYRHELAYDGKLIYVLGGGTAIEAFGFSEIPAFDLEMNKWIVLNTYGDNKDNSVPEPRRCHGSVQYRDENTGVISVVISGGYNDERVFTDVWRLDLSLLQWTCLRKCVLPYPLYFHSAALTPEGRMYIFGGIIKHNNEVTRTDAVYSIWLKIPRLSQMCWEALLNYFPHLCRKSPHELLVIGIPLKFVEKIDFP